The following are encoded in a window of Plasmodium vivax chromosome 10, whole genome shotgun sequence genomic DNA:
- a CDS encoding merozoite surface protein 3 gamma (MSP3g), putative (encoded by transcript PVX_097670A), which yields MKHLSGIPLFVLFLNLYVLQNNVVSNENVNLKNPNLRNGWAGKNVTLQDEQSGLVAEDGEEVNTKEDQNELLHKSEETDFQTQGQEVKEIGGSENEKKQKQIKKANEAKEKALKEQKEAEDEVKKIEEALDKVKKAKAEAEEEAEIKKVVEKAKGVADKAKETAMNKAKKSKDEAEKIAGVNTNSMAYLYAGNAVTAEIEAKAEKEKAKKAAEIAKHAVDAYELKKEAEKAQEEAEAAKTEIEKLSKVYKEGNVTEAVQSTAEAEKSASGASAKVKEAAHNVAKKLMDAVQKLEKVSTELPKDNEQAATIDNVNEVVTEAVKEKEKAMISAEVAKAEAANAEAQLAKIEAERAKYEANKIAEEYTDNVKGEAKKAEEKANEASSKATEASNNAKGASGEEKQTNPQAANVKAKAGEAIKAAKEAKKAKTEAYIALCVTKTLVAKENAKKAEQEAKNAKDKATKAAKEAEEAKKQAEKAEKITETVKNEAKTATDEEAKASTGKKDAEINAGYVDEEVYAVNIEFEIAKEAAKTAAQHKALEILDKAEKNAEIAAENATAKAQEATKKAETAKTKATEAETAAKKAQDASEKAKAIAADVLAQKASTEAQSLKQEAEKLAENIKKSNVTDEEKAKADEAAKAAKDAADQASASAKKANDAKIAATNAQVVVTLQTKKAESAKAEDAAKEAMKARDKAAFELLKIKKQDVLEQVDVSPSGSDNLNDVDEQVALEVGEQQNETEDAEPQEAEEGDEEDEEDTEEEEIQDESDHTEESSAKQAAQQEKQQGEKVLNDEEAHNLLAQQHNKDNNAATEDAKLFQTIIKDFDDDDDFKNLQKDVNALFKIK from the coding sequence atgaagcatTTAAGTGgcatccccctttttgtactCTTCTTAAACTTAtatgttttacaaaataatgtGGTCAGTaacgaaaatgtgaatttgaaaaatcccAACTTGAGGAACGGATGGGCAGGAAAAAACGTAACCCTCCAGGATGAGCAAAGCGGTCTAGTCGCAGAAGACGGTGAAGAAGTAAACACAAAAGAAGACCAAAACGAATTGCTACACAAATCGGAAGAAACAGATTTTCAAACGCAAGGACAGGAAGTCAAGGAAATAGGGGGatcagaaaatgaaaaaaaacaaaagcaaattaaaaaagctaacgaagcaaaagaaaaagctctaaaggaacaaaaagaagcagaagatgaagtgaaaaaaatagaagaagcACTagataaagtaaaaaaagcaaaagcagaagcagaagaagaagcagaaataaaaaaagtggtggaaaaagcaaaaggagtAGCAGATAAGGCAAAGGAAACAGCAAtgaataaagcaaaaaaatcaaaagatgaagcagaaaaaatagcAGGGGTAAACACAAATAGTATGGCATATCTCTACGCAGGTAATGCTGTAACGGCGGAAATTGAAGCaaaggcagaaaaagaaaaggctaAAAAGGCAGCCGAAATAGCAAAGCATGCTGTAGATGCATATGAATTGAAAAAGGAGGCAGAAAAGGCacaagaagaagcagaagctgcAAAGAcggaaattgaaaaattatcaaaGGTATATAAAGAAGGCAATGTGACCGAAGCAGTACAATCGACAGCCGAAGCAGAAAAATCTGCATCGGGAGCATCCGCAAAGGTAAAAGAGGCAGCACATAATGTAGCAAAAAAGCTAATGGATGCAGTGCAAAAACTAGAGAAAGTAAGCACGGAATTACCAAAAGACAACGAACAAGCGGCCACCATAGATAATGTGAATGAAGTTGTAACTGAAGcagtaaaagaaaaagaaaaagcaatgATTTCAGCAGAAGTAGcaaaagcagaagcagcaaatGCGGAAGCACAACTTGCTAAAATAGAGGCAGAAAGAGCAAAATatgaagcaaataaaatagcAGAGGAATACACTGACAATGtgaaaggagaagcaaaaaaggcagaagaaaaggcaaatgAAGCATCATCTAAAGCAACAGAAGCATCAAATAATGCAAAAGGAGCATCaggtgaggaaaaacaaactaATCCCCAAGCAGCAAATgtaaaagcaaaagcagGCGAAGCAATAAAGGCTGCTAAAGAAGCTAAGAAAGCCAAAACAGAGGCATACATAGCTTTATGCGTAACAAAAACGCTGGTagcaaaagaaaatgcaaaaaaagcagaacAAGAAGCAAAAAACGCAAAGGATAAAGCGACAAAGGCAgcaaaagaagcagaagaagcgaagaagcaagcagaaaaggcagaaaaaataactgaAACAGTTAAAAACGAAGCGAAAACAGCAACggatgaagaagcaaaagcatcaacgggaaaaaaagacgCAGAAATAAACGCAGGATATGTAGATGAGGAAGTGTATGCTGTAAATATAGAATTCGAAATTGCaaaagaagcagcaaaaacAGCAGCGCAACATAAGGCTCTTGAAATATTAGAtaaggcagaaaaaaacgcagaaatTGCTGCAGAAAATGCAACAGCAAAAGCCCAagaagcaacaaaaaaagcagaaacaGCAAAGACAAAGGCTACAGAAGCAGAAACTGCAGCTAAAAAGGCACAAGACGCATCAGAAAAAGCTAAAGCTATAGCAGCAGACGTATTAGCACAAAAGGCATCAACAGAAGCACAATCGTTAAAACAAGAAGCTGAAAAATTAGcagaaaacataaaaaagtcAAACGTAACAGACGAAGAAAAGGCGAAAGCTGACGAGGCAGCCAAGGCAGCCAAGGACGCAGCAGATCAGGCAAGCGCATcggcaaaaaaggcaaatgaTGCCAAAATTGCCGCAACAAATGCACAAGTGGTAGTAACAttacaaacgaaaaaagcaGAATCTGCTAAAGCAGAAGACGCAGCAAAAGAAGCTATGAAAGCAAGGGACAAAGCAGCCTTTGAATTattgaagataaaaaaacagGATGTTCTAGAACAAGTGGATGTATCCCCCAGTGGAAGTGATAATCTAAACGATGTGGATGAACAGGTAGCTCTGGAAGTCGGAGAACAGCAGAACGAAACGGAAGATGCGGAACCCCAggaagctgaagaaggagacgaagaagatgaagaagatacggaggaagaggagaTACAAGACGAGAGTGACCATACGGAAGAATCATCTGCAAAACAGGCAGCTCAGCAAGAGAAGCAACAAGGCGAAAAAGTGTTAAATGACGAGGAGGCCCATAATTTACTTGCACAGCAACATAACAAGGATAATAATGCCGCTACGGAAGATGCAAAACTTTTCCAAACAATCATTAAAGATttcgacgatgatgatgattttaaaaatctaCAAAAAGATGTGAatgcactttttaaaattaaataa
- a CDS encoding hypothetical protein, conserved (encoded by transcript PVX_097665A): MKAPNCTSPNLSNTEEGNKSKAKSGAKWSDAKEKEQKKTTTLVKTRKEEANTKQTNKKKTNPNGITKGEENSIDANKVEENIKKIEKSMNKLEEIEKKIVEDINECNKYIEVYEKAKTLLDSKDFDSDVGREEEIEEIKKILKRCSKNVDGEGIFLTGPSGQGKTYSIFYIIKEIEKEKEREQRAEDKKKKKENTAIENYKNIDASYFYVSCSNSQKPYDIFVDILQQIIKKDKKSILSTVKQKYNLNGLEEVKKVFINYTSKLSNLKIVIVDELDFIATKNVRVELKTKSVNKSSNEDVVKNLFECVQTAKSKIILVGIANSLDLIKDYTHMKINQIIYKPYNEKQFMSIVRNKLNTLEEEFVTKIFKGVSLNIHVRQISNRNGDIRSCFDAILRVFSDKKSDLDERKKNLIKLKEEVMMNKIFSRQEKRNLFLLLADREEDHSTDAMDGEESQHSESEQPDGEANRKGKRKATHGREDQANEGVTNVGTNQPNSPPRENGQTHRTTKKQKVEEKNTPNSKDQPEDNFFLEQNVTPLPSRRDFELANKFSDKAKNLKFTDQKNEFSIGYETLKKEVIKIQNNNETLSEILIRKNFNANDNASFYNLSQCTPKRCYESPFKVLYKNDIDSEMPHFKDKKEVLKNINMEKLHSFDTIVDNQIKSIEKKYHDFAETANNNTVMISDIKKITDKIPLEEHKDILFKIKSLPLIQKIYLYASCNVVNDAHLNSDDEEGDSEEKKQSPIQFIEITYADIQRGFRSLCSNLSETSYIRDILEGNTIDQAIEHFEELGILTNCKKNQKMKERKSCVKVPKGLTPRFANMKNNKNFSSQNKMNTVYYFNLPVCVIKQTLKEISSILSSFDRSGQF, encoded by the coding sequence ATGAAAGCCCCCAATTGCACTTCCCCAAACCTGAGCAACACCGAGGAGGGAAACAAAAGCAAAGCCAAGAGCGGCGCCAAATGGAGCGatgcaaaggaaaaggaacaaaaaaagaccaCCACCCTGGTGAAAACGCgcaaagaagaagcaaacacaaaacaaacgaataaaaaaaagacgaacCCAAATGGAATAacgaaaggggaagaaaactCCATAGACGCCAACAAAGTAGAagagaatataaaaaaaattgaaaaatcgATGAACAAATTAGAAGAGatagaaaagaaaatcgTCGAGGATATTAACGAGTGTAACAAGTACATCGAAGTTTATGAAAAAGCCAAGACCCTTTTAGACTCCAAAGATTTTGACAGCGATGTAGGtagagaagaagaaattgaagaaatcaaaaaaatacttaaaaGGTGCTCCAAAAATGTAGACGGCGAAGGTATATTTCTGACGGGTCCCAGTGGCCAGGGAAAAACATACAGCATATTTTACATCATTAAGGAGatagaaaaggagaaggaaaggGAGCAGCGGGcggaagataaaaaaaagaagaaagaaaatacaGCCATAgagaattacaaaaacatCGACGCGTCCTACTTTTACGTTTCCTGCTCGAATAGCCAAAAACCATATGACATCTTCGTAGACATCCTACAACAGATAATAAAGAAAGACAAAAAGTCCATTCTTAGTACCGTCAAGCAGAAGTATAACCTAAATGGCCTggaggaggtgaagaaggtcTTCATTAATTATACCAGCAAATTgagcaatttaaaaatcgtCATTGTGGACGAGCTAGATTTTATTGCAACGAAAAATGTGCGAGTGGaattaaaaacgaaaagtgTTAACAAAAGCTCCAATGAAGACGTAGTGAAAAATCTCTTCGAATGCGTCCAAACGGCGAAGAGTAAAATAATACTTGTTGGAATTGCCAACAGCTTGGATTTAATAAAAGACTATACGCACATGAAAATTAACCAAATTATCTACAAACCGTATAATGAAAAGCAATTCATGAGCATTGTGCGAAATAAGTTAAACACCCTGGAGGAAGAATTCGTCACCAAGATTTTCAAAGGAGTGTCCCTAAATATACACGTTAGGCAAATTTCTAACCGAAATGGGGATATCAGATCCTGCTTCGATGCCATCTTGAGAGTCTTCTCGGATAAAAAATCCGACCTCgatgagagaaaaaaaaatcttatCAAATTGAAGGAAGAAGTTAtgatgaataaaatattcagtAGGCAGGAGAAGAGGAACCTCTTTCTGCTCCTCGCCGATCGGGAGGAGGACCACTCGACGGATGCGATGGACGGGGAGGAAAGCCAACACAGCGAAAGTGAACAGCCCGATGGGGAGGCGAACcgaaaagggaagcgaaAGGCGACACACGGGAGGGAAGACCAGGCAAACGAAGGGGTCACTAATGTAGGGACGAATCAGCCAAACAGTCCTCCCCGCGAGAACGGCCAAACGCACAGAACAActaaaaagcaaaaggtagaagagaaaaataccCCCAATTCGAAGGACCAACCAGAGGACAACTTCTTCCTGGAGCAGAATGTAACCCCTCTGCCAAGCCGTCGCGACTTTGAGCTAGCCAACAAATTCAGCGATAAGGCAAAAAATCTAAAATTCACAGACCAGAAAAATGAGTTCTCCATCGGATACGAAACGCTAAAGAAGGAGGTCATCAAAATACAAAACAACAACGAAACGTTAAGTGAAATTCtgataaggaaaaatttcAACGCAAATGATAACGCCTCTTTTTACAACCTCAGTCAGTGCACACCCAAGCGGTGTTATGAAAGCCCCTTCAAGGTGCTATACAAAAATGACATAGATAGCGAAATGCCCCattttaaagataaaaaggaggtactaaaaaatataaatatggaaAAACTACACTCATTTGATACAATCGTTgataatcaaataaaaagcaTCGAAAAGAAGTACCACGATTTTGCCGAAACGGCAAATAATAACACTGTAATGATCTcggacataaaaaaaataaccgaCAAAATCCCGTTAGAGGAACATAAAGATattcttttcaaaattaagaGCCTCCCtttaattcaaaaaatttacctCTACGCTTCGTGCAATGTCGTGAATGATGCTCATTTAAATTCGGACGATGAGGAAGGCGACTctgaggaaaagaaacagaGTCCAATTCAGTTCATCGAAATTACCTACGCGGATATACAACGAGGGTTTAGAAGCCTCTGCAGCAATCTTTCGGAGACCTCCTACATAAGGGACATACTCGAGGGAAACACTATTGATCAGGCCATcgaacattttgaagaacttGGCATTCTAACTAATTGCAAAAAGaaccaaaaaatgaaggaaagaaaaagctgCGTAAAAGTCCCCAAAGGGTTAACCCCCAGATTTGCAAACAtgaaaaacaacaaaaactTTTCATCGCAGAATAAGATGAACACCGTCTACTACTTCAACCTCCCCGTGTGTGTAATTAAGCAGACGCTCAAGGAAATCTCCTCCATCCTTTCGAGCTTTGACCGCAGTGGCCAGTTCTGA